ATTACCTTCACGCGGGAGCTATTCAGCAACATCCCACAGATGGTGAGCTGATGTCCTGCTGCCTGCGACGCGTGCACATCTGATGTTCGAGATTACCTTCACTCAGTTGCACGGCTGGCTGACGGCCTTTCTGTGGCCCTTCTTTCGCATCACAGCACTGATGCTCGCCTCACCACTCTGGGGGCACAGCGCGGTGCCCAAGCAAGTCAAGATCGCGCTGGCAGGCGCCATCACTGTGTTGATCGCGCCCGTATTACCTGCCATGCCCGAGATACCGATCATGTCCTGGGCAGGGGTCGGACTGATCATGGAGCAACTGGTTATCGGCATCGCCATGGGCATCCTGCTGCATGTGATGCTGGCTGTGGTCATGGCCAGTGGCGAATATATCGGTCTGCAGATGGGACTGGGCTTCGCCACCTTCTTCGACCCGGGAACCAGTGCCAACATGGTGGTGGTATCACGCTTTCTGTACATGATAACCCTGCTGCTGTTTGTGGCACTCAATGGCCACTTGATCGTACTGGAAATCCTCATCTCCAGCTTTACCACCCTGCCGATCGGCATCCAGCGCTTCAATCCCGAAGCCTTCATCATGCTGGCCCGCTACGCCAGCATCATTTTCGCGACCGGGTTGCTGCTCGCCCTGCCGCTGGTATGTTCACTGCTGATCATCAATCTGGCGCTGGGCATCCTCAACCGCGCAGCACCGCAATTGACGGTGTTCAATATTGGCTTTCCTGCCTCATTGACGGCAGGTCTTGCGCTGTTGATGGTATTGATGACCGACCTCGGCAGCATGCTGCAGCAACACTTTCAACATGCGCTGGCGGCGCTGCAATACCTGGTGGAAAGCATGGCACCGCTCGGCTGAACGGCATGGCCAGTACCGCACAAAGATTTACCAAAACCACAATAACCTGCAACAGAACGACAATATCAAGGTCTATTGTCCATGCCAGAATAGGCGTGGCTGAAATGGACAAGTTTCTCCCACGCGGCTACCCGCATGACTGATACCATCCGCACGCTTGCTCCGTGACGGGCTGGCATATCTCTGCTGTTCTGAAGAATGGCTCTGCTGGCGACGCCCGCGTTCGATAGTTGTGATTGCAGCATGCCAGCCAGCGCTGAACACTTCCTGTTTTGCGTGTCTCTCGTCAGGCGCGCGCGCTACTCGCCAGACACAAGAAAGGTCTATCTGTATGAGTCTGACATACCGCTCCCGCGAAGGATCACTGCAAGACACCCGGTCCGAGCTCGAAGACGCGCTGGGCTGCCACTTCCGCGCCCATGCCTGCCAGTTCCACAGCAACGGTTACTACAGCTGGCACAATGACTTCAATGACGAAGTGCTGGTGCTCTACGAGACCCTGGACATCACCGGCGCAGGGCAGAACACCATCATGCTGAATATCTACGACACTGAGCGCCAGCGCGATCTACATGACATCATCACCAACCAGACTTCACTGGTCGCGCTCGCCAGGGATCATTACCGAGCACAACCGGAAGAAACACTCCAGGCATTCGAAGCAGCGCTATTCTGAGCGTCATCCCTGCGTTAAAGGCAGCCACAACCACAGCCCTACCAGCGCAGAAAGCAGTACCGGCGGGGTCAGTACCAGCCCAACCTTCATGTACTGCCCCCAACTGATCCGAGTGCCCTTGTTGGCCAGCACATGCAGCCACAACAACGTGGCGAGGCTGCCAATCGGCGTAAATTTGGGCCCCAGGTCGTTACCGATGACATTGGCGTAGATCATCAGTTCGCGAGTTGTTTCCGATACCTGCGCATGGTCGATGGCCAGCGCACCCACCAGCGTCGATGGCATATTGTTCATCACCGACGCCAACAGCGCTGACAACACGCCAGTACCCAATGTCGCCACCAACTGCCCCTGCTTGCCCAGCCAGGTAAGTACCGCACTGGCATCGGCGGTCAACCAGGCGTTACCCAGTCCGTAGACCACCAGATACATACCCACCGAGAACAGCACGATCTGCCAGGGTGCATCACGAATCACGCGACGCATGGAGATCACCGTGCTGCCACCGCCGCGCCACCAACGTCCGGCAATGCTGGCCAGTACCAACGCCGCCAGCCCGGTGACGACCGCTACCGGCACTCCCAGGGGGGCAGTGACGAAGAACGCCACCAGCAGAACCCCCAGCAGAGGAAAGGCCGCACGAAAGACCAACGGATCACGTACCGCCTGCGCCGGATCTTCCAGACGCTCGAGTTCATAGTGCTCGGGTAGATCACCCCGGAACATCAGCCACAGCACCACCAGGGTCGCGCTCAGCGAAATCAGATTGACCGGTACCATCACCAGCGCATAGCGATTGAAGGACACATCAAAGAAGTTGGCACTGACGATGTTGACCAGGTTGGAGATGATCAACGGCAGACTGGTGGTATCGGCGACAAAACCGGTGGCGATGATGAATGCCAGGGCCGCCGCCGGTGAGAACTGCAGGCGCAGCAGAATCGCCATCACGATTGGCGTCAGCAACAGCGCCGCACCATCGTTGGCGAAGAAGGCCGCGATCACCGCCCCCAACAGGATTACCAACGGGAACAACCGGCGCCCACTGCCACCCCCCCAGCGGGCAACGTGCAGTGCCGCCCAGGCAAAGAATCCCGCTTCATCCAGAATCAGCGAGATGATGATCAGCGCCACAAAGGTGAAGGTGGCATCCCAGACGATATCCCATACCACCACCACGTCGGCCAGATTTACGACGCCGGCCAGCAGAGCCAGTGCCGCGCCCGCCAGAGCACTGGTGCCGATACCCAACCCTCGGGGCTGCCAGATCACCAGAGTCAGAGTCACTACGAAGATGGCCAACGCCAGCATGAATCCTGCTCCTGTGCTGCTCGAAAACGAGCGTGACGTGATTGAACGACGTCACCGGGCCAGTAAGCGCCCGGTGCGGCTCCACGAGACATTGAGTCGCGCTTCAGTGAGTGGTCTGGTTGACCCGCTTCGACACCTCTTCCGCGCTCTCGACACGCTCGGAGTAACGCTGGGTCAGGTAGTCACTGCGCTGCCGATTGAGCCAGGTGAACTTCATCAGCTCCTCACAGACATCCACCACACGCAGGTAAAGCGGCGACAGACGCATGCGTCCAGCTTCATCGAATTCGTTGAAAGCCTTCGGCACCGACGATTGATTGGGGATGGTCAGCATACGCATCCAGCGTCCCAGCAAGCGCATCTGGTTGACCGTATTGAAGCTCTGGCTGCCGCCGCAGACCTGCATCAATGCCAATGTCTTGCCCTGAGTCGGGCGCACGCCGCCCATCGACAACGGCAACCAGTCGATCTGCGCCTTCATTACCGAAGTCATTGCCCCGTGGCGTTCCGGGCTGACCCACATCATACCCTCGGACCAGTTGGCCAGGTCACGCAACTCGCGGACCTTGGGGTGATCACCATTCACCGCATCAGGCAACGGCAGATCATGCGGTGAGAAGCTGCGTACCTCGGCGCCGAAAGCCGTCAGCAGACGCATGGCCTCTTCCGCCAGCAGACGGGAATAGGAGCGCTCACGCAGCGACCCGTAAAGCACCAGAATCCTTGGTGGATGACGCTCCACACCCGGTGCGACCAGTCGGTCAACATCAATCCCACGCCACTGTTCCGGATCGATATTGGGCAAGTCCTGTAGCGATGGAACAACACTCATGAGTTCACCTCCGATACCACGACCTTGTCACCGTCTTCCTTGACGAAATGCGTCACCGGGTTGACCAGCAGTGCCAGCACCTTCTCCGACGGACGACACAGTGCCGTGCCCCGCTCGCTGACCACGATCGGCCGGTTGATCAGGATCGGGTGTTCGATCATCGCATCCACCAGCGCATCGTCATCGAGTGACGGATCATCGAGACCCAGCTCATCGAAGGGTGTGCCCTTACGCCTCAACAGCTCGCGAGGGCTGATTCCCATCGCAGCGATCAACTGGCAGAGCCGCTCGCGACTCGGCGGTGTGCGCAGATATTCGATCACTTCGGGCTGTTCGCCCGAGGCCTTGAGCATGGCCAGCGTATTGCGTGAGGTTCCGCACTCGGGGTTGTGGTAGATCTGGATCATCGGTCACTTGTCCTCTGTCACTTGTCCTCGATCGGGCAGCATGTTGGTTCGAGTGCCGCCAGCAATGGATCGCAGACCTCGGCATTTCCGGCACAGCAGTCACGCACCAGGAACTGCACGGTGGCTACCATATGGGCAAGATTGGCCCGGTAGATCACCGAGCGGCTCTCGCGGCGCTGAATCACCAGACCAGCGCGACTGAGTACGGCCAGATGCGCCGACATGGTGTTGTTCGGCACCTGCATGCGGCGCGCGACCTCGCCCGCGGCCAATCCCTGCGGTTCATGACGCACCAGCAGACGAAAGGCATCGAGTCGCGTCGCCTGAGAAAGCGCAGCGAAGGTATCGAGGGTGGCTTGATCGGCTGGGATTGCCATATCTTCATGTTTTTCCATAATTCCAGAATCATGGAAATAATAGACGAAGTCAAGACGTAAAAATCCAAATGACAGACCAGGCTTCAACCTCAGGCCATGTCACAAGGAGCTATGTCAAAAGGAGCTATGTCAAAAGGAGCTATGTCAAAAGGAGCTATGTCAAAAGGAGCTATGTCAAAAGTCAGCGAGCGATTGTCAGATGCGTTTCAGGCAAGGCCTAGCCGTTACAGGCACAGCCTGGCCCCTTGTGACAGGTGTAGCTGCGATTGATACAGGAATTGCCACAGGCCTTTCCCGTTCGGCATACACGACAACAGCCCTGGGCCAGCAACAGATCACCGGAACCAGGCTCGAAACTCCGAAAGTAACTCCCACACTCGGTGAGTGGCTGCTCATCAAGCGCAGCGGCCACCGCCACTCTCTGTGGCAAATCTCCTTCCGAGCCTGTGACAAAGTCATGTGCACAGCCAGTCACCGCCAGCATGACCAGCAGACTGAAGATCAGACGAAGTATCAAGGAATTGAAATGCATGTATTTCCTGTGCCCATTGCTGCCTTGCCGAAACAGACCCCAAAGCCTGATGCCTAGAGATAATTGAACAGCGACATATCGCGAATGCCGATAAATGCCTGTTGAGCCGCTTGCATCCCCACCTGACGCAGACTGTATTCGGCGATCGCCTGGTTGTAGTCGAGGTCGACCAGGTTGGACATGGTCTGGGAGTAGTTGAGCTCGCGATTGCTGCTCACCGAATCGATGACATCCAGCTCGTTAAGGCGCGCACCCACCGAAGCACGGGTGGTCAGCACGTTATCGAGGCTGGCATCGAACTCACGCATCACGCTGCTCAGGGTGTTCTTCAACGCGGCCTGTTCGGTGGGTGTCTCGGCAGGATTTTCCAATACTGCCAAGGCCTTCTCGAACGAGTGGAACAGATTGGTATTCATCTCACGGGCAGGGGCATAAGTAATGCTGTCGCCGTTGGCAGGCTCGCCTTGCAGTTCGAGTCGCAGGCCCCCCACTTCAACGCTCGTGCCTTCGACGTCATAAGGCTGATCATCGACTCCCGCGCTTTGCCAGCTGCCATCCTCTGCCTGTTGTTTGACGCTATAAGTCGGATTGCCATCGGTATCCTCGCCGAAGACCACCTGATAACGCTGTCCGAAGCCGGGGTCGCTATTGTCGACGACCTGAGGTCCCTTGAAGGTCACGCTGCCGCTGTTGTCACCCAGCACAGTGCCATCAGCATCGACATTGCCCTGCTGCGCCACATAACCCGCGCCAGCCGGTACCGAGAGAAAAATATCCCTACCGCTGTCGCCCACCGGCATCTCACGTGAGGCGTCGACACGCTGATGGCGTACGCGATCATCCCCCTGGTAGGTCATCCCATTGCCGGTGTCGACGAAGGGTTCGCTGCTGTCCTGATAGCCGCCGAACAGATAGCGACCATTGCCGTCGGTGGCATTGGCCTGACCGATCACGGTCTCGTAGATACCGCGCAGCTCGCTGGCCACCGATTGGCGGTCGGCATCGCTCAGCGTGCCGTTGGATGCCTGTACCATCAGCGCCTTGGCACTGGAGATGGCGTCATTGATGCTGTTGAGCACGCTCTCTTCCTGAGAGAGCGCATTACGCGCCGAGACACGTGCATCGGCAAACTGCTCGGTCACCGCCTGGGCCTGACCCACTGCCACCGCGCGGGACGCTGCCTGAGGGTCATCGGATGGCGACACCACTCGACGCCCCGAAGCCAGTTGCTGACTGAGATGCATGAAGTCCGCCTGCTGGCGGTTCAGAGAGCCCACGCTCTGCTGAAAGATAGTGACGGTACTGATACGCATGGTCATGTTCTCCGCAATCAGGCACGCAGTCCAAGGATGGTGTCGACCACCGAGGTCGCGGTATCAATGACCTTGGCATTGGCCTGGTAGTACTGCTGGTAACGAATCAGGTTGGCGGCTTCCTCATCGAGATTGACGCCCGATTCGGACTGCTGCACGGCGCTGAGCTGATCGCTCAGGCCTTGCTGCGCGGCGAGGTTGACCTTGACGATATTGGTGCGGTTACCGACATCACTGACCAGCGAGGCATAGCTCTGGTTGAAGGTGGCATTACCACCGACCAACAACTGGTCCTGCAACTTCTGCATCGCCAACGCGTTCTCGTTGTCACCGCTGCCGTTGCCGAGTCCCGCAGCAATCTCATCGGTGTCACTGATCGCACTATCGAAGCTCCCTGCACCACGGCGTACCGGCTGGACCTCGAAACGATCACCGTTCTCCAGCGCAGCGGTATCAGAGAAGGTCAGGGTCATACCACCGAAGCTCAGTTCACCGCTGGCCTCGTCAAAGCTCACGTCACTGGCGTCGAGCACTGCACCGGAGTCCATGCGGGAAATCTCGAGAGTCGGCGGCGTGCTGTCGGCGTCGGTGACCTTGATGGTGTAATCGGTGGCCTTGAGGTCGGCGATATTGTCGGTATCGAATGCGGCGCTCAGCGTTGCACCACCCTGGTTGCCATCATTGGTGAGTACCTGCGGGTTACCGATTTCGAAGAAGGTACCGCCGGGCTCACCATCGAGGTTGGTGCCCTGCGCATGTTGCTCGTTGAAGGAAACCGCCAGCGACACCGCCAATTGGCCGATCTGGTTCTGGGTGCGATCGAGAGTCTCGCTGCGGAACTGCATCAGCCCGCCGAGACTACCGCCGGCAATGGCATCTTCGTTCAAGACCCGCAGACCGCCACCGGGATCACTGTAGCCAACCACCATCCGCTGCGGATCACTGGGCGAAGACACTGCCTCAAGGCGGTAGGACTGGGTACCGGAAACCAGCGGCTGACCACCGGGCAGGCTGAGCTGATAGGACTTGCCGTCCTGCACGGTCAGTTCCACATCGAGCCGCTGACTCAATTCACTTACCAGTTGGTCGCGCTGGTCGAGCAGTGCGTTGGGCGCTTCACCACTCTTCGCCCGCGCCAGCGAAATCTCGCGATTCAGCGAGGCCAACTGTTCAGCGGTGTTGTTGATCTGGGTGACTTCGTCGTGGATCTGGCCATTGATGCCTTCCTGCATGTCCTGCAGATAGCCATCGAAGGCACGGAACTGAGCCGAAAGGGTATCGGAGGCACCGATCACCCCCTGACGCGCAGCAGGGTCCGACGGTGATCCGGCGAGATCTTCCAGCGACGAGAAGAAGTTCTGCATCAAAGGGGCGAGCCCGGCATCCTGGTCAGCCAACAGGCTATCGATCTGATTGATCTGGATCTGGTAAGCCTCCAACGCAGATGTCGAGCTGGTCGCCGCATTGAGCTGGTCGGCGACATAGCGGTTGAACTGCCGCTGGATATCATCGACCTGAACCCCTGACGTCTCGGCACTGCCCTGGCCAACCACCGCAATCTGGCGATTGTAGCCCGGTGTGTAGACATTGCTGATGTTGCTGCTGGTGGTGCTCAGGGCATTCTGTGCCGCATTGAGGCCACTCAGGCCGATGGAAAACATGCTCATGCGAGGATTCCTTTCACAGTTGATTCTGTTATCGGCCAGAGAGGCAGGATCTTTAGCGGCGTTGCAGCGGCGAGCGGCGAACAGAAGCTCGAAGCCAAAACTCTAGAAAATCGCTGTCGGATCAACCGTATCGACACGGGCTACCAGTTCGCTCTCCACCGCCGTAGATGATTGCTGGCGGGCAACGGCCGTGGCGCTGTCTTCCACCGCTCCCGGCAAGGGACCCATGGTGTTCATGACCGCAATCAACTTGGCGGCATAGGCCGGATCAGTGGCATAACCACCGCGCTGCAGCGCCTGAGCGGCAGCACTCGGACTATCTGCCGTGGCAACGCTGGCATAACGCGGGTTATCGCTGATCAAACGTGCGTAATCAGTGAAGGCTTCTTCGAAGGAGCCGTAGACACGGAAATCATCCTGGATACGGTAACGCTGGCCGTCAGCCACTTCGTGGGTGGTGATGCGCGTGGTCGGCCCCTGCCAGCTGGAACCGGCCTTGATGCCGAACAGGTTATAGCTGTTGCCGCCGTTCGCGGTGGCGATCTCACGTCGTCCCCAGCCGGTTTCCAGCGCCGCCTGCGCGAGGATCAACTCGGCCGGGACACCGGAGGTCCGACTGGCTGCTTCCGCGGGTTCGCTCAAACGCGCCACGAATTCGCGTACATGTTGAGGTGCCTCTCCGGCACCGGACCCGGCAATGCGCGCACTGGCCTGCTGCGGGTCGAGATCTTCACTTATCGCGCCCAGTTCATCGAGGAACGAATCCGGCATCGCCACGTCGTCATCGCTAGACACATCCGTGCGCAGTGCATTGTCCAGCGGACGTGGCGTACCGCGGGGAATACCGGCGATCAACTGCTCAATATGCTCGGCTCGGGTACTGGCCTTCGGCGCACCCAACTGCTCCAGCAACTGATCGGCGAGGCCGATGCCACGGCTGGCCATGGTCTGGGACCACTGCTTGTCGAGCAGCGACTGATAGAACTGCGTTTCCCGCGAGTCGGTCAGACCGGCGGATGGTGTCGCCTCACGCATGCTCTTCATCATCATATCGATGAACAGCGCTTCGAACTGGCGAGCCGCTTCCTCAGCGGCCGCCCCTTCGTGGTTGCGAGCGCTGCTCTTGAGCCGCTGCAATCCCTGCATATCGAGGGCAAAACCCGCTTGTCCCGTGGCACCCGAGGCCAGGCTGGCACCACTGAGCGCACTCGCCGACAGGCCACCGCTGAAGCTGTTCGACACACTCATCAGATGACCTCCAATTCCGCGCGCAGCGAGCCTGCAGCCTTGAGTGCCTCGAGAATCGACATCAAGTCATTGGGCGTAGCTCCCAGCGCGTTGAGTGCGTCGACCACATCAAGCAGGCTGGCGCCTTCCACGATGTGCAGCGTTCCCTCGTCCTCGTCGATGGAAATATCCGAGTCCGGCACCACCGTGGTTTCGCCATCACTGAACGGCGCTGGCTGGCTCACACCAAACGCCGTATCGATGACAATCGACAGGCCTCCGTGGGCAACCGCCGCACGTCGCAGTGTGACCGCACCATTGAGCACGATGGAACCGGTACGCGAATTGAGCACCACGCGAGGCGAGGCAGGCATCGGCGATACCTGAACGCTCTCGACCCTCGCCATGAAGTTGACCCTGGAGTTGGCATTGGTCGGGCCATTGAGAGAAATCACACCACCATTCAGTGCTGACGCTACTGGATAGTTGAACTCGGCATTGATGGCATTGACCATGCGCTCCACCGTGCCGAAGTCAGCGGAATCCAGATGCAATTCCAGTACGCCATCACGATCCCCCAGCGACAACGGCACACTCTGCTCAACCATCGCGCCTCCGGCGATGCGGCCGCTGGCCTGATGGCTGGTCTGCACACTGCTGCCGGCAGACTGGGCACTGGCGCCATTGATCAGCAGATTGCCCTGTGCCAGGGCGTAGACGTCGCCGTCGGCGCCCTTGAGCGGCGTCATCAGCAAGGTGCCGCCACGCAGGCTACGTGCGTTACCTACCGAGGACACCACCACATCAAGGCGCTGGCCGGGGCGGGAAAAAGGCGGCATGTCTGCGGTTACCATCACCGCCGCTATGTTGCGCAACTGCATATTGGTGCCCGGCGGTACCGTGATCCCCAACTGCGAGAGCATATTATTGAGGCTCTGGCCGGTGAACGGCGCCTGCATGGTCTGGTCACCAGTGCCGTCCAGGCCGACCACCAGCCCATAGCCGACCAGTTGGTTGTCGCGGACACCAGCGAAGGCGGCCAGATCACGCACCTGCTCGGCCCTGGCCACTGCCGAGAACAGCATCAACGACACCAGCAATACCAGCATGGTAGAGCCGAGTATCAGAAAAGGCTGTCGGTTGATCCGCTTGCGCATGAGGTGCCCCTGACAATCAGAATGGTGAGACATTGAGGAAGAAACGCTGCATCCAGCCCATGTACTGCGCCTCATTGATATAGCCATCACCCACGTACTCGATGCGGGCATCGGCGACCGCCGTCGATGGCACGGTATTCTGAGCGGTGATGGTGCGCGGATTAACGACCCCGCCGAAACGAATGAACTCGGTGCCCTGATTGATGGCAATCTGCTTCTCGCCACGCACGCGCAAGTTGCCGTTATTCATCACCTCGACCACTGACACGGTGATGGTGCCGGTGAAGGTGTTGTTGGCGCGCGACCCGCCGCCGCCCTCGAAGTCGTTGTTGCCATCGATCTCGAAGCCATAGTCCATCAACTCCTCGAGCCCCTTGGGCACCTGCGTAAAGCTCAGACCACCGCTGCCGTTGCGATCGGCGTTGGAGCGAGAATTCTTGCTGGCACTGACTTGTTCATCGAGGGCGATGGTCAGAATGTCGCCCACAGCACGCGGCCGGCGATCCTCGAACAGCGGCTGATAGCCACGCGCCTTCTGGAAGATCGAACCGTTGGCCACCGGTTCGGGACGATCGGCAATGGTGATCTGCTCCTGCTCCCCCACCACTGATGCCTTGGGTATCTGGGCACAGCCCGCCAGGGTCGACAGCAGGGCCACGCCCAACAGGGCCAGGCAGCGCAATGATCGAGAGAATGTGGGGCAAGCAGACATCAACGTCTCCGCAGCGATCTTGTTTCAGGAGTTCAGGAGCCAGACAACCGCAGTACGAGCGAACCAGGCGACCGTCACCATCCGCTTATAATTGGGCAAGGCGTGCCAACATCTCATCGCTGGTCTGCACCGCCTTGCTGTTGATCTCGTAGGCGCGCTGGGTCTCGATCATGCTGACCATTTCCTCAACCACGTTGACGTTTGAGGTCTCGACATAGCCCTGCATCAGGCGACCGGCACCATCCATGCTCGGCATGCCCATGTTGGCGGGACCGGAAGACGCCGTTTCGATATAGAGATTGCCGCCGATGGCCTGCAAACCGGTGGGGTTGATGAAGGTACTCAGCGTGATCTGGCCGACTTCATTGGTGGCACTGGTGCCTGGCTCGGTCACCGAGACGATGCCATCCTCGCCGATGGATACTGACAGGGCGTTATCGGGAATGATGATCGCCGGTTCCAGCGGGTAACCGTTGGCGGTGACCATCTGGCCGTTCTCGTCGAGCTGGAAGCTGCCATCACGGGTGTAGGAATAGCTGCCATCCGGCATCACCACCTGAAAGAAGCCCTTGCCGTTGATCGCCAGATCACGCGAGTTCTCGGTAGCCTGCAGGCTGCCCTGAGTATGCAGACGCTCGGTGGCTACCGGACGCGCACCGGTACCGACCTGCATCCCGGACGGCAATCGGTCCTGGACATTGTTCTGGGCACCGGGCTGACGCAGGTTCTGGTACAGCAGATCCTCGAATACCGCCCGCGATTGCTTGAAGCCATTGGTGGAAACGTTGGCGAGGTTATTGGAGATCACATCCAGCTTGACCTGCTGGGACTCCAGGCCGGTCTTGGCGGTCCATAGTGACTTGATCATTGGGGTTCCTTATCAGCTCAGCGAGAGCAGGCTATTGGCCTGCTGAGCGCTCTCGTCAGCAGTGGTGATCATGCGGGTCTGCAGCTCATAACGCCGGGCGACATCGATCATCTGCACCATCGAGTCCACCGCGCTGACGTTACTGCCTTCCAGCGCGCCACTGACGATGCTCACTTGCTCGGATGCGGGCAGTGGTTGCACCACACCATTGGCATTGGCGGGCGCCCGGAACAGGCCATCGACACCGCGTACCAGCCCACCATCGCCGGGCGCGACCAGCTTGAGACGGCCGATCTCGGCCAGCGCATCAGGCCCCTGACCCTTGCCGATGCCACTGATAGTGCCGTCGGCACCCATCGACAGCTCAGCCTCGAGCGGCACCTGAATTGGCCCGCCCTCACCGATGACCGGGCGGCCGTTGGACATCAGCAGGCCATTGCCATCCACCTGCAGATCGCCGCGTCGGGTATAGGCCTCTGTGCCATCTGCGGCCTGGACGGCCAGAAAGCCGTCACCGTCGATGGCCACATCAAGCGTGCGGCCTGTCCGCGTAATGGGACCGGGAGTGAAATCCGCGCCAGGGGTCGAGGCCGCCACCGAGACGCGGGTATCGAGACGAGCCTCGCCCTGTACCGGCACCGCGCGCATCGCATGCAGCTGAGCGCGAAAGCCCGTGGTCGAGACGTTGGCCAGGTTGTGGCTGACCACCGCCTGCTGTTCGAGAGTCTGCCGCGCGCCGCTCATCGCGGTATAAAGCATTCGATCCATGGCTCGGAGTTCCTGAAGTCATCAACAATCGATCATCAACACCCGGTCATCCGTGATCAGCGCAGATTGATGGCAGTCTGCAGCACTTCATCCTGGGTCTTGATGGTCTGCGAGTTGGCCTGATAGGCACGTTGGGTGACGATCATGTTGACCAGCTCACGGGCCATATCGACGTTGGAGGTTTCCACCGTGCCGGCCTCGATACCGCCAAGCATGCCGGTACCGGCTGCACCGACCATTTCCTGTCCAGAGGCGTCGGTTGCCACCCAGGCATTGTCACCGGTCGGCTTGAGACCTTCCGGATTACGGAAGTTGGCCAGCGCGATCTGCCCCGCAGGACGCGACTGTTCGTTGGCGTAGTTGCGCATCACGGTGCCATCGTCCTCGATGGTGATGCCGACCAGAGCGCCGGAGGTGTAGCCATTCTGAAGCAGGGAACTGGTACTGGCGTTGTTGCCGAACTGGGTGGAACCCGTCACGTCGAGCGACAGGCTCATATCGGCGGGAGCGCCGTCCAGGAAGTCCGCGCTGGCGAAATCAAGCTGGAACTTGCCATCAGCGGGTGTCACCAGTTGGCCATTCTGATTGAACTGCAGGGCCATGGGCTGATCCAGCACCTTGCCATCCATCGCGGCGGTGGCCTGCCATGCATTGGCGCCGGTCTTCTCGTAATAGATGGTGACGTTGCGCGCATTGCCCAGCGAGTCGTAGGTGGTGAAGTTGTTGGAGTAGTGGTAATCAACCTCGGCGTTGGCACCGGCCGTGTCGGACAGGGTTACGCTGTTGAGTTCTTCACCCGCTTCGGTACGCGAGTCCAGATTGAAGGTCGTGTTGACTTCAGTCGTG
This Halomonas huangheensis DNA region includes the following protein-coding sequences:
- the flgE gene encoding flagellar hook protein FlgE → MGFSQALSGLNAAANSLDVLGNNIANSQTVGYKGGSAQFADVFANSQVGLGTQVSAVLQNFNSGNLETTNRSLDLGISGQGFFRMEQGGQVVYSRNGQLTLTPDGYLQNASGARVMGYGVDADGTVQVGGQPQIIQVGADEMPASATTEVNTTFNLDSRTEAGEELNSVTLSDTAGANAEVDYHYSNNFTTYDSLGNARNVTIYYEKTGANAWQATAAMDGKVLDQPMALQFNQNGQLVTPADGKFQLDFASADFLDGAPADMSLSLDVTGSTQFGNNASTSSLLQNGYTSGALVGITIEDDGTVMRNYANEQSRPAGQIALANFRNPEGLKPTGDNAWVATDASGQEMVGAAGTGMLGGIEAGTVETSNVDMARELVNMIVTQRAYQANSQTIKTQDEVLQTAINLR